The sequence GCAGGCGGCAGCAGTGGGTTTTTGTGAGTCAGTCGACCAGGGAAGCCAGGTCATCGGTGGACGTTCTCGGCAGCATCTCCTGCCGCGGCGGTTGCGGTGCTCCTCCGTCGTCCTGATGAGGGGCGTCAGGCTCCGGCATCTGAAGCTTGTCGGCCAAGGTCTTGGTCCCCTTGAGCGAGAGCACGAGCCAGACGAAGGAGAGGAACTCGCCGCCTTCGCCCAAGCTCTTGGCGTGCAGGTACCCCCTGCACATGGTGGCGGAGTAGCAGAGCATGCCGACCCAGGCTCTGTACATGAGCTTCCAgcgcgtctcctccggccgcaCCTCCATCAGCTCGTCGGAGAGCTTGCAGGCGTCGTGGATGAGAGGGTACCTGTGCCGCTCCGACCTGCCGGCCTTCTGGATGGCCTCCAGCATGGCCGTGTCGCCGATGTCCGGGCGGAGGATGATGGACTCGAGGTCTTCCAGGGCTTCGGTGAGCAGGTGGCGCCTGCTGCCCGTCATCAGCATGTCCGGCCGGAAGTTGAGCAGGTGCGCCATGTAGTTGGATATCGCCCGCGTGCACAGTTCATGGTCGCCGGTCCCGCCGGCGGGCCGAGGGCTGCTACTGCGGCGGAAGCAGAGGTCGGTGGCGATGTGCCAGATGAGGACGCTCTTGTCGAAGGACTCGCGCAGGGTGCGCCGCACCATAGGGCCGCACTGCCGCTGCAGCTCCAAGCTCAGCGCCCAGTTGGCGGCGGTGAAGCTCCGGTAGGTGGCGAGGTCGAGGCCGGTCGCCGTGTCGCAGGTGGCGCGCACCAGGTCCAGCATCACGAACCCCGCCACCCTCCTGTAGAGGTTCTCGCGCCCGCACAAGAAATACTCCTCCTCCAAGCCGAGGCGGGCGGCGCACTTGAGCAGCCAGCCGGCGGCCGGGTGCATCCTCCGGCGAGCCGAGCCGATGAGGTTGTGCTGGGGGAGTGTCTCGCACAGCGCCGGCACGCCGGCCGCGGACATGGCCTGGTAGAGCAGCTGGCGGATGGACTCGGCGAGCACGTCGAGGGCGGCGGTGACGAAGAGGATGACGTACGTGATGGTGACGTCGGTGGGGTCGTACCCGCGCTTGCAGCTCGCCGCGAAGAGCGAGATGGCGGCGACGTGGATCGCCGGGACGAGCAGGAAGTGgaactgtaacgaacatggcaccattgatgccatttcgagtgattttggtgatcaaatgacaacacaacacttggactaatatgattgttaagataatcattctcaggcttttaggttcaagtgatgacaaagaggaagagaagataggcgtagcaaggcccgatggactgcccctacgggggttccgctacccggttagcggacgggggtcgagggggagccgcccctcgcgggtctcagggcagcgccctgaaagctcttcgattcgggagcaccggaagaaccgacgccagggcatcggagcatccgatggtagtcggaagaaccgacgccttgatactttggtgcagaagggaatcgaagccaagtcagcctataggcaccggttgaaccgacggtctaaaatagggcatcggtgcaatggccgtcctttgtaccagagacgatgtcaagtgcccagaagaagtttcttcagcaccggttcaaccgacggtgcatcggtgcataccaccggtgtaatgacgtcagcgtccaggagaagattccttcagcaccggttgaaccggtaaggcatcggtgcaaagcatcggttcaaccggtggtctctgcgtcagtcgtcaggagtccaacggctacttcgtgttatgagtgaccggatgaaccgacgctaccctgccaagaggcatcggttcttccggtggtacgcagattttcagctaaccgttggagcaacggctacaagacttggtggcctatatatacgcctcaccccggccatttgaagatttgctggagttgctggacatcccacacacacccaagaacatctccaagccatacaaaagcatcaagatcatatccttagcccttagcacactttgagagtgttgtgtaaaggattagctcttagtgagtgagtttgcaaggcttagagcctttgtgctgtggttcattagtgaaccaaaacaagagcttggtgcgccggcaccttggagcgtggagctcgccggcaacgtcatcgaccctccgacttggtgtggagcggcgacgacacctttgtgcgggggacgtggagacccccatcctttgtggagaagctccttagtggaacccggggccaaggtgaccgtgattgtgttcacggaaaagacttggtggccgagtagcaatactcttagtgagtgctacaacaacgtggatgtaggtgtgcctttgtggctaaccgaaccacgggataaacacccgcgtcaagagtttgctatctcctatcccgctctttaagcttccgcatttcattctagtaatttgtatgcctttactttcatagaatagtttcttgataggaaaggctataggttgctaaactcttttgggataggggttttacactagaacaacctagttgcacatctagatagcttgttttagtttaagctttgtgcaaactagttggagccataggtctaagtttttattagtgcctaattcaccccctccccctcttagactagagcacccgatcactttcaggaaCGCCAGGTACGCCGGCGTGGTGGCGACGTTGACCCTGGTGTAGATGAGGCCGAAGGCGTTGCGCAGCCAGCGCTGGGAGCCCATCTCCGCGCTGGGGCTCAGAAGCCCCAGAACCTGCTGGCGCTGCTCTGCAGCTTGCAattggtcctcctcctcctcctcctccccctcgccggcgtcgaCCTCAACCTGCACTGTCATTATTCCTTGCTCGCGCTGCCGCCTCGTCTCAGCGGCTCTGATGCTGTCTTGCTTCATCAGCTCCCGTTTTGCGAGGTCGGAGGACGCGGCGAACAGGGACATGTCGGAGAGGATCATGTGGACTTTATCTGCGTCCGGCAGGATTACCTGATGATGATCTGCGGCTTGATGATGATGGCTGTCCTTGTCCGTCGCCGTCCAGTAATAGAAATGCGCCGCGGCTCTTGTCCAACCGATGTACTTGTCTTCCAGCTTGGTGAAGAGCCCCCATCGTCTGCGATGCGGCTTCCTGTCCCGTCCGTGCAGCCTGGACGACACGGCCGCCAGCCGGTTGATGCTGGCCCTCCGGAGCGCCCACGGCTTCTCGCTGAAGCTCAGGATGCCGACGACGAAGAGCAGGATCGCCGACGCGAGCAGCCGCCGGTCGCCGGAGCTGCGCCACGACTTGCAGAAGGCgtagacggcgacggcgacctggGACACGAGCGTCACGGTGTGGCGCGTCCACAGCTCGTTGTCCTCGATGTTGTAGGCGGTGATCTCCTCCTGCCCGCCGAGGTGGATGAGGAGGACGGGAGCCCACAGCACCTCCAAGGCCTTGGACCAGTCGGCATTGCcgcagctgctgctggtgctgctgctgctggcgtggcGGTTGAAGAGGGTGGCGAGCGCGTAGATGGCCAGGGCGTCGCTGCCGATGTAGGCCAGCCAGATGAAGGTCCTGAACCAGCGCGGGATGGTGTACTTGCGCATCGGGGCGGCAAAGAGGAGGAACCACTGCACGCCAAGGCTGCCGAGGACCAGGATGCGCAGCTGCCAGGCTTCCCAACAATGCATAGCCCCCCAGATCTTGGCCATGATCTCTCTTAATTTTCTCTCTTGCTGGCTGGCTAGCTAGCTCTATGCGATGATGTGCCTGTTCACTGCCCTCTTGAGGACGTGTGTGTGTTAATAAAGTCAATGACTCAAAAGATGTTCAGCGAACTAACATTTAATTTCTTTCCGAGCTGAAACTCTTGCAATGCGATAATGCATCTTCTCCCCCGACAACAAGAAAATAATGAAAGTTAGTTGGTCGCAGCCCCTTTGCGTGTCCGTGCAATATTCCAAGTTCTCAACATGCATGTTAGCGACGATGTTGCTTTATTTCTAACTTGGCTGTGTCACTAGCCTTTGATAGTGTGCACCCTTTCGTGATGATCTAAGCAGTAAGGTAAGTATCTTGTTCCAACTATCTGCCATCCACCGAATAGTGAAGATAGAAACCATAATCTTAAGTATGCTCGCCATGTGTTGGTGTTTTCCAGGCTTGCAAACCCGGTTGCCTAGTTCTTAGCTCCACGCACACGCGGTGTGTCGAAATGTACACGTACTCTTCCCTGTCATTtttaaatttcttttgctactataaattcttaaaaaaaaattggactCCTCCTGCTTTAATGCACAAGCAGAGCACCTGCGCTATAATTCCTAAAAACAATGTGTTGGTGTTTTGAAGACTAATTCATGGATTTAAGAAGAATTCTGGATCAACTCAGACTAGTGCAATGAGTGCCAAGGCTATACATCGCCGTAGGCTATTCCGTGACGCCTTCCATTCAGATGGAACAGAGTAACCGAGAAAACATGTGTGTTTCCTTCTCCCTAGCTCCAGGTACAATGGTGCCAAACTCATCTGGTCACAAGTATAGATGACAATAATAATAGATAGCGGATATATCTGATGCTATTCGAACGACCATGTGTTCATTGCTCAATTGATGCTATAGTCCTCCTGCACTTTCTAGAAGAAAAATGTACATGTTTCCAGTCAAACATTATCCAGTTTGAAATGCCTTTTATCGTGACCAAAATCAATGTTACTTATTGTGACCACAATCGATGGTTTAGCTGTCTTAAACAACTTCAACAAATTTTTTATGGTTTCCCTACTAATTAATTCTAACGTGAGAGGTCCTCAGTGCCAAATTTTGATACCTGTCAAGTTATAATTTTTGGTATATATATCACTTAGCACGTTTTCATGGACAGTGAAAATGTGaattcttgcttcttgattCTTGCTTCTCGTAGTTCAAATCTCTGAAGCAAATTACCACAGAAGCGAAAATAAGCGAAACGGAGATTATCGCTTATTTTCACCAATAAGCCGATTATAATCGGAAATAAATAAGGCCATAATCGCTTCTGGAACTGATGACAGGCGCAAGATCATCAGTACCCAGCTAAGCATGAGTCCCTTGTCTTCCACATTCAATGTGACGTTGAGTCTCGGATCACTGAAACCTGCAACATGAGCTGCATCTTTGCATGTTCATCTCCTCCGAGCCCACGGACAAACGGGCTATTTGGTTTAGagggactaaactttagtccctgagatataaaaaaagattattatttaagaatattaaataaatttaattataattttttatagattggtactaattcgcgagacaaatctaatgagcctaattaattcataatttacaacaatgatgctacagtaactatccactaatcatagattaatatacctcgTTAGGTTCATCTTGCAATTTAGTTCAAgggttctgcaattagtttcataatcagactttatttaatacttctaaatgaCAAAATTCTCTTTGATATGACAGGGACTATAGTGTAGTCCCTGAATCCAAATACCACCTACATTGATCCATGATCCTCCCCTCAGAGTCCGCTAACAGACTGCAATGATGAAGCATGCTGGTGGTACAAAGGGACAAAGATGCCCCTTGTTCTTGCCTATTTCCTGATACCTTCCATTCACACTGCAAGGATGAAGTATATGTgcttttctttatttatttttccttcactcactgtcatgcatgcatgcctccCCGCTCTCTTGTTTCTGTTGCTCTTTGCAGAGACTTGCTCCCTGGTATTGGCAGCCGACTAGCTCGTCAAGAAACAAGGCACGAGTAATCTATGGTTTGGGCATGCTatggtggactggtggtggaTCAATAACTTGGCAGATCATGCATAGCATAGGACATTAATTATGTCGCAATTGCTTGGTGGGTGACCATATCAATGCGTGGTACACTATCTAGTCACCCTCTCCGGCCTTTAATCCTGAGAGAGATCAAACAAATTAGAGGCTGCCCTGCTTCATTCAGTAATAATCCACATCGTCAAGAAGTTGGCCTGCATTGATATGATTTGATTAAATATATCAACCATCCGATGGTATGAAACAGTACTCTGCGATTAACTTGGCATAAACAAATTCCATTGCTGCTTTAACTTCATCTCATCAAGGCAAGAAAGAGAAATTATTAAGTCCTGATAACCAGAGCCTTCCTTGAGGCACGCCAATGCAAGTTTATTGAACAAAACGTGCAAGAACGCAGTGCAAAATGATACGATCAGATTTTTTATTCGTATAAAAGCACAACTCTGGTCCGATCCCTCTTGTTAAACTGTATATCCTTGTTGTTTACAGCAGTTTGAACAAAACATGTTGTACGTAGTAAGTGATAGACTGGTCTGCCGTATCATCATTATCATGACCTTGTTCTTGGTGCTCCTGTCACAACTAACGGCTCAGAAACTACTACCTCAATTAACATATGTCAAGAGTGTGTGCATAGATTATTATTGTGCTCAATAATTTCTCTTCTTAATTTGGTGCGGTGTCCCACTTctatttgcatgcatgcattctccTAGCTTTCTATGGCATCTTGAGAGTAAGGATAAGTTGGCATTATGCTTTAATTTGATATAGTCAGTTTACTACATTACCCATCTTCTTCTCATAGCTAGGCCACGAGCACACGACCACATTGATCCATCGTGCTCCCCTCATCAGAGCCCGCTGACATACTGCAAGGATGAAGCACGCTGCTGGTGGTACAGAGAGTAAGAGATAGCACCCTTGTGCTTGCCTATTGCCCAATGCCTTCCATTATTCATATAGGAAAGTCTGATGCTACATGCTCGCAAAGAATCGTGCTGATGTTTTGTACGTGGTAGGCTATTTCCTGATGACTTCCATTCCTATAAAGAATTGCTctactgctgctgccgctgctgcttttTTTTTCGTTATCTTCTATTTTCATGCTAGTATATAGGTAGCTGATCTAAGTGTGAGAGTGTGAAACGTACCATCGTGCTAGTAGCAAATATATAGATACATCATAGCAGGTAGCTGATCTGTTTTCATCGGACTACGTACACTTGGTAGCTAGAGAAAATTAAAGCTTTAATTAGCAATCGAAAGTGAACTGTGCTATTAAAGCGAACTGTAGGTACGTATCTGGAGTACAgtggggtttttttttctttggacgAGGCGAGAGTACAGTTTAATCGAGAAGTTGATTCTACGGCCGACCGTGTGTAGCTCTCACAGTGGTCGATGCGCTGCTGGCTGGGATGGACCGCACAACATATCCACGTGCTAGCCCTCCGCGGCTCCacccatttctttttttttttttgtcttcgaACCTATCctttcccttccccttccccttccccttccccttccccgctTCTATCTCACTCCAACCTCCGCCTAAATCCTAATGCGCTGCACACACACACCCTTTGTCCTCCTAACTCCAAGCTCCGATGGCCTAGATGCAAGATTATGCGCGTGGCTACTAGAGTAGTGTGGTGGAGCTTTTCGTCGGATGGCTGCACGCTGTGAAGCAACACGCCCACCcgtgggggagaaggagctccCCGTCCCCGCAGGAGTCGCCACTCCATGCATGCAAAAGGGTGGCCCGCACCACAGCAGCGCATGCAgtttatttttaatatttttctttttttagtagAAGTTTTCTCTCTAAAATTGTTCTTGGACTTTTTTCTCCAAATCAGTAGAACTTTGTCTCCAACATTGTGAAACTTTTTCTCcaaaaatttttatataaattttgtcacaaattttttttctagttGAAATTTTATTAacaatttttttacttttttgttCGTCAAAAAATTTTTCCCTGAATTTTGTGTCTCCTGAATTTGATTCCTAAGTTTTTCTTCCAAAATTTTTGTCCCCGAAATTTTTTGATCTAAGTTTCTCCAAATATTTTTGTTCCTgagtttttatataatttttcttATAAATTTCTCGCGCATAAATTTTGTCTTTCTAACAATTGTCTGGAAAAATTGGTTCTTGTCTCATGCGGGGGTCAGTTTTATCTGGCTCCTCTAGTTCTTATCTTGCTTCTTTTGTGAACAAAGAACTCGAGAGCTACCGCTCTGTGACCTCTGTCCTAATCGGTGACGGCAACCACACATCCTTTTGGCACGATCATTGGCTCACTGAATCTACTTTGGCTGAAACTTTCCTGGCACTTTTCTCCCACTGCGTGCATGACAATGGCACCGTACGCGCGGTTCTAGCCTCTGGCACTCAGTCCCTCCTCTGGCCACGGCTGACACGCGTTGTGCAGGACGAGCTTCAAATGCTGACTGATTACCTTGCTCCGCTCTCTCTACAGGATACACCGGATTCCCGGTTGCTTGCGTTAACTGAACAGAACTTTAAGACCGGTGGTGCTTATCGTGTCCTCCATGGCTTGTCTCCACTGATTGATGCGTCCCGGATTTGGACCACTAAAGTTCCTTCCAAGATTAAGTTCTTCGCGTCGCTCCTCTACCATGGCAGGCTAAACACCCGTGCCCATCTATTTCTCCGTAACATCAACTCTAGAGGAATCTTGTGTGAACGCTGTCATGGAGTACGGATGAACACCTTTTCAAGGAATGCAACATCTCTTCAAGAGTCTGGGGCAGTTTGCATATCTCTATCCGGAATGACAGCTTCAGACGGCCTTGGGAAACTGACCCGGTGAACACCCTCCCTAAAACCGTCTCTGTTGACATGCTcctcatgcttctttggcacaTCTGGAAGGCTAGGAATGACTTGGTCTTTGATCGCCATGATCTCTCCCCTACTGGAATCATACGCAAGACTCTCAGAGATATTGACACGTGGAGCTGCCGCTACAAAAGAGTACGGCCTGATGTTTATGTTTGGCGTGAATTACTTCAACACTGTATTTCTTAATCTCCCCTTACTCCTGCTTGCTTCCCAACCCCTGTGGTAACCTTTCTCCCTTGGTATGCCAAGGACCCTACTTGTATTGACCTAAACAAGTTTCAATGAATAGTAAGTGGGGATCCCTCCCCCCTACTGTTCAAAACTATGCATAGACAATAGTTTGGGAAATGACAGCATATAAGGTGAAAACCATACATCCCATGCAAACTTGAAAACTCTCAATTAAGACCACAGGATGCTCATCCGATGGCTGGGAATAGAGATAGGCTAATTTTACATTTAGCTGCCCGCCCTTAGCTATGCtaatcttgttttttttttttttttgcaaatccccccaaTCCCAGCGCGCATCCGCCCGCCTGCCCCATGTCGTTTCATTTCTGGCACACGAGATTCGCCGCAGCTCGCCTGAgtccccgccgcccgcccgcgacTCTCTGCGCCGCCCCTTCTCCAAGCTGCGGGAGAGGTTAGCTGCCTCCCTACTCCTCCTCCCTCAGACGCTTCAAGAGGACACTGCTCCGGCCTCCTGAGCTGTCCACCGGTCAATGGTGGGAGTAGTGAGGGTGGCGCGCGGACCCAAATCCCCACTCGAATCAAGGCTTGGAGAAGGGGCGGCGCAGCGGGTCgctggcgggcgggcgggcgaacGAGAGCTGGGAttaggggggatttgcaaaaaaaaaaaaaacaaaagtagCAGAGCTAAGGGCGACGGGCGCGCTAAATGCAAAATTAGTCTATCTCTATCCCTAGCCTTCAGATGAGCATAATGTGTTTTTGATTGAGAGTTTTCATGTTTGCACAGGATATCTGGTTT comes from Panicum virgatum strain AP13 chromosome 4K, P.virgatum_v5, whole genome shotgun sequence and encodes:
- the LOC120702369 gene encoding uncharacterized protein LOC120702369, giving the protein MAKIWGAMHCWEAWQLRILVLGSLGVQWFLLFAAPMRKYTIPRWFRTFIWLAYIGSDALAIYALATLFNRHASSSSTSSSCGNADWSKALEVLWAPVLLIHLGGQEEITAYNIEDNELWTRHTVTLVSQVAVAVYAFCKSWRSSGDRRLLASAILLFVVGILSFSEKPWALRRASINRLAAVSSRLHGRDRKPHRRRWGLFTKLEDNHHHQAADHHQVILPDADKVHMILSDMSLFAASSDLAKRELMKQDSIRQRQQVLGLLSPSAEMGSQRWLRNAFGLIYTRVNVATTPAYLAFLKFHFLLVPAIHVAAISLFAASCKRGYDPTDVTITYVILFVTAALDVLAESIRQLLYQAMSAAGVPALCETLPQHNLIGSARRRMHPAAGWLLKCAARLGLEEEYFLCGRENLYRRVAGFVMLDLVRATCDTATGLDLATYRSFTAANWALSLELQRQCGPMVRRTLRESFDKSVLIWHIATDLCFRRSSSPRPAGGTGDHELCTRAISNYMAHLLNFRPDMLMTGSRRHLLTEALEDLESIILRPDIGDTAMLEAIQKAGRSERHRYPLIHDACKLSDELMEVRPEETRWKLMYRAWVGMLCYSATMCRGYLHAKSLGEGGEFLSFVWLVLSLKGTKTLADKLQMPEPDAPHQDDGGAPQPPRQEMLPRTSTDDLASLVD